From the genome of Bacillota bacterium, one region includes:
- a CDS encoding DUF1269 domain-containing protein: MSKTVISTFPNQEAAEKAVNTLRQQGYDKEISVIAQDKEQQNNGQPDTVTDGTSTGGVLGGLAGLAVGAGALAIPGIGPVIAAGPIAGLLSGAAAGGIAGGLVDYGIPKERSEYYEQKVKQGHALVSVQSAPEKTNNAAETLRREGAQDVEVH, translated from the coding sequence ATGTCTAAAACCGTAATAAGCACATTTCCAAACCAGGAAGCAGCTGAAAAGGCTGTAAATACTTTACGTCAACAAGGATATGACAAAGAAATCTCCGTCATTGCACAGGATAAGGAACAGCAAAATAACGGACAGCCCGACACAGTTACCGACGGCACATCCACAGGAGGGGTTCTAGGAGGCCTGGCAGGCCTGGCAGTAGGTGCCGGGGCACTTGCCATTCCCGGTATCGGCCCTGTTATTGCCGCCGGTCCAATAGCCGGACTTCTCTCCGGGGCAGCAGCAGGCGGCATAGCCGGTGGCCTTGTAGATTACGGAATCCCTAAAGAGCGCAGCGAATACTATGAACAAAAAGTAAAACAAGGGCATGCATTAGTTTCCGTGCAGTCTGCACCTGAAAAAACCAACAATGCGGCCGAAACACTGCGCCGCGAAGGAGCACAGGACGTGGAAGTGCACTAG
- a CDS encoding TIM barrel protein, giving the protein MDVRFGAAGNSQSFYDQGYKSSLDMPAWLIKMSLRAYEYQCSRGVRLKEETARRLGEKARENGIALSIHGPYYINLATPDAEKREKTKGHLMKSLQAAKWMGATKVVFHPGATSGMKRSQAMERAVNTLSEVVTEAEEKGFGDIKLAPETMGKSSLLGTVEEIIKLCRTGPSVVPTVDFGHLHAVMGGKLETKEDFAEILDRIETGLSKEAVINLHIHFSPIEYTKAGEKRHRTLLDEGYGPPFKPLAELIKERKLNPTIICESAGRQAEDALIYKQIYQEI; this is encoded by the coding sequence ATGGATGTCAGATTCGGTGCGGCAGGCAATTCCCAGTCCTTTTATGACCAGGGGTATAAATCCTCTTTGGATATGCCGGCTTGGTTAATAAAAATGAGTCTTCGCGCCTACGAGTACCAATGTTCTCGGGGAGTTAGGCTAAAGGAGGAGACCGCTCGACGCCTGGGTGAAAAAGCCCGGGAGAACGGCATTGCATTGAGTATTCACGGACCTTATTATATAAACCTGGCTACGCCCGACGCTGAAAAGCGGGAAAAAACAAAGGGGCACTTGATGAAATCTTTACAAGCGGCGAAATGGATGGGGGCAACCAAGGTGGTTTTTCATCCTGGCGCCACTTCGGGGATGAAAAGGTCACAAGCAATGGAGAGGGCCGTAAACACACTGTCGGAAGTGGTGACGGAGGCTGAAGAAAAGGGGTTCGGGGATATAAAATTGGCCCCGGAAACTATGGGTAAGTCGTCACTTTTGGGGACGGTGGAGGAAATAATAAAGTTATGCCGAACAGGCCCTTCTGTAGTTCCCACAGTAGATTTCGGACACTTGCATGCTGTCATGGGCGGAAAGCTGGAAACCAAAGAAGACTTTGCTGAAATACTGGACAGAATAGAAACGGGGTTATCTAAAGAAGCCGTCATTAACCTACATATCCATTTTAGTCCCATCGAGTACACAAAGGCCGGGGAGAAACGGCACCGGACCCTGCTAGATGAAGGCTACGGACCGCCTTTTAAGCCGTTGGCTGAATTAATAAAGGAAAGAAAACTAAATCCTACTATAATTTGTGAATCGGCAGGTAGACAGGCTGAAGACGCCCTTATTTATAAGCAAATATATCAAGAAATTTAA
- a CDS encoding ABC transporter substrate-binding protein → MNKRKFTGFLMICILLAWLMMPVRGENNGSTPALFQPQSQPDGITYAYSQSCRTLDPATARDDASALVISNIFEGLVKFSKGSRKIEPCLAESWEISEDGLEWTFYLRRGVKFHDGTSFDAKAVKFSVERQLNDSTEMIYVRFVYGPLKEIQVIDDYTVKFILKYPYTPFLNNLAMPFAAPVVSPASVKKYGIDSKLHPSGTGPYKLSSWEKDVIKLSRNNTYWGEQPKSPAITFITIPSEEERINLLKKGEIHIASHVSPQKAQILKLSGFKSFRVTGLDVSYLGLYVNKPPFSYHAARKAVDTALDRVLLVQKTLNGQGVPAASYLPPSMISKNYMCTTPDKSKAKELLASVPFQDKNITIITYKGTRPYNSAGGDTLAYGVAEQLRAIGIKVNVKSYDWNQYKKALARQEGDAFLYGWISDNGDPDNFLYPSFAGAHIDTGLNISHFQNQELDTLLLDAQRSQKPAVREELYLKSLDILENEVPWVVLNHSLRITITSPSLSGYTPYPTGWDRLNNTWLE, encoded by the coding sequence ATGAATAAAAGGAAATTTACCGGCTTTCTTATGATATGTATTTTGTTAGCCTGGCTAATGATGCCGGTCAGAGGAGAAAATAACGGCAGTACCCCCGCTTTATTCCAGCCGCAATCCCAACCAGATGGGATAACTTATGCGTATTCCCAGTCTTGCCGCACTCTCGATCCTGCTACAGCACGGGATGATGCATCGGCACTGGTGATTTCTAATATATTTGAGGGTCTGGTTAAGTTTTCCAAGGGGTCCAGAAAAATTGAACCCTGCCTGGCAGAAAGCTGGGAGATTTCCGAAGACGGGCTGGAATGGACTTTTTATCTTCGCCGTGGAGTTAAATTCCACGATGGTACATCCTTTGACGCCAAAGCTGTCAAATTTAGTGTCGAGCGTCAGTTGAATGATAGTACGGAAATGATTTATGTACGGTTTGTTTACGGTCCTTTGAAAGAAATTCAAGTTATAGATGACTACACCGTTAAATTCATTCTAAAATATCCATACACACCGTTTTTAAACAATCTAGCCATGCCTTTTGCGGCACCGGTAGTCAGCCCTGCATCTGTAAAAAAATATGGTATTGATTCCAAACTGCATCCGTCAGGAACTGGGCCTTATAAATTGTCCAGCTGGGAAAAAGATGTGATTAAACTTTCCCGTAATAATACTTATTGGGGAGAACAGCCAAAAAGCCCCGCCATAACTTTTATTACTATTCCCTCTGAAGAGGAAAGGATTAATTTATTGAAAAAAGGAGAAATTCACATAGCCTCACATGTTTCGCCACAAAAAGCTCAAATTTTGAAGCTGAGTGGATTTAAATCTTTTCGCGTAACGGGTTTAGACGTAAGTTATCTGGGGCTATATGTCAATAAACCTCCTTTTTCTTACCATGCAGCCCGTAAAGCGGTGGACACAGCTCTGGACCGTGTACTTCTGGTGCAGAAAACATTAAACGGTCAAGGTGTACCGGCAGCTTCATATCTGCCTCCTTCGATGATTAGCAAAAATTATATGTGCACAACTCCTGACAAGTCAAAAGCTAAAGAATTACTTGCCAGTGTTCCTTTCCAAGACAAAAACATAACAATTATAACTTATAAGGGTACCAGGCCTTATAATTCGGCCGGAGGAGATACCCTGGCCTATGGCGTGGCAGAACAGTTGAGGGCAATCGGAATTAAGGTTAATGTAAAATCGTATGACTGGAATCAATATAAAAAAGCACTTGCCCGGCAAGAAGGGGATGCTTTTCTGTATGGATGGATAAGTGATAACGGTGACCCGGATAACTTTCTCTATCCTTCCTTCGCCGGGGCACACATCGATACCGGCCTTAATATAAGCCACTTTCAAAACCAAGAGCTAGACACACTACTACTGGACGCTCAGCGCAGTCAAAAACCGGCGGTGCGGGAGGAATTATACTTAAAGTCACTGGATATACTGGAAAACGAAGTACCCTGGGTCGTTTTAAATCATAGTCTGCGCATAACGATTACCTCCCCCTCACTTTCAGGTTACACCCCCTACCCCACTGGGTGGGACAGACTGAATAATACATGGTTAGAATAA
- a CDS encoding ion transporter has protein sequence MGAKQFVYNVVEIADSQNNISRYFDIFIVNLIFLNVMAVILETVVSIGDAYGGLFLIFEAFSVAVFTIEYIARLWTCDLKKDCGPGLRGRLKYALTPMALIDLLAILPFYLSIFVALDLRFLRMLRLFRILRLLKMVRYFETLRKMGHVLKVKKEELSITISVVIILLVFASSFMYFIENSAQPDNFSSIPASMWWAVATLTTVGYGDVYPVTPLGKALGSFIAMLGVGMVALPAGILGSGFMEMIQKDREEKTCPHCGKSLHDKEDQGTV, from the coding sequence ATGGGAGCTAAACAATTTGTATATAATGTAGTGGAAATTGCTGATTCACAAAACAACATAAGCAGATATTTTGATATTTTTATTGTCAACTTAATATTTTTGAATGTAATGGCTGTAATTTTGGAAACGGTTGTTAGCATAGGTGATGCTTATGGTGGCCTTTTCTTAATCTTTGAAGCGTTTTCGGTGGCGGTATTTACCATTGAATATATAGCTCGCCTTTGGACCTGTGATCTTAAAAAAGATTGTGGCCCCGGGCTGCGGGGAAGGCTAAAATACGCGCTAACGCCAATGGCCTTAATTGATTTGTTGGCTATCCTGCCTTTTTACCTTTCAATATTTGTAGCATTGGATCTACGTTTTTTGCGCATGCTGCGTCTTTTCAGGATTCTCCGACTACTTAAAATGGTTAGATATTTCGAAACCCTGCGTAAAATGGGCCATGTGTTAAAGGTAAAAAAAGAAGAACTTTCCATTACTATTTCGGTAGTAATTATTTTACTGGTTTTTGCCTCATCTTTCATGTATTTCATTGAAAATTCGGCCCAACCTGACAATTTTTCCAGTATACCTGCATCCATGTGGTGGGCGGTAGCTACCCTTACTACGGTTGGGTATGGTGATGTTTATCCCGTTACCCCGCTGGGCAAAGCACTTGGATCCTTTATAGCCATGTTGGGAGTGGGCATGGTAGCATTACCGGCAGGGATATTAGGTTCCGGGTTTATGGAAATGATTCAAAAGGACAGGGAAGAAAAAACGTGTCCTCACTGTGGAAAGTCATTACACGATAAAGAGGATCAGGGAACGGTTTAA
- a CDS encoding thiamine diphosphokinase — translation MYTLRIAILSGGTVNNLQWLSGILDHTDRIICVDGGSKYASSLGIVPYMVIGDMDSICPDELDRFTGLGVIIKKYLPEKDDSDTALALAETLAQNPTEILFLGAVGTRLDHTMANIHLLRTAAKNGVQAKLINEHNEISLIAPGQIEVVEGSPGDLFSLLPLTTEVTGIRVQGARWPLEDATFEIGNPYGLSNRLAAERVNISIKSGLVLLIKVNEQGKARCG, via the coding sequence GTGTACACATTGAGAATTGCAATTCTAAGCGGCGGTACTGTTAATAACCTACAATGGTTGTCCGGTATACTTGACCATACGGACCGTATTATTTGTGTGGACGGTGGCTCCAAGTATGCTTCCTCTCTGGGCATAGTACCATATATGGTAATTGGGGATATGGATTCCATCTGCCCGGACGAGCTTGATCGATTTACAGGGCTAGGTGTAATAATTAAAAAATACCTGCCGGAAAAGGATGACAGTGATACTGCGCTGGCTCTGGCAGAGACACTGGCCCAAAACCCAACTGAGATTCTATTTTTGGGTGCAGTAGGCACCAGGCTCGACCATACCATGGCCAATATTCACCTTTTACGCACCGCCGCAAAAAACGGGGTGCAGGCAAAGCTCATCAACGAGCATAACGAGATAAGTTTAATTGCACCCGGTCAAATCGAAGTGGTTGAAGGCAGCCCCGGAGATCTTTTTTCTTTACTCCCGCTGACCACGGAAGTGACCGGAATCAGGGTTCAGGGTGCTCGCTGGCCACTGGAAGACGCCACTTTTGAAATTGGAAACCCTTATGGCCTGAGCAACCGCCTGGCAGCCGAAAGAGTTAACATTTCCATTAAGTCAGGCCTGGTTTTGTTAATTAAAGTAAACGAACAGGGCAAAGCGAGGTGTGGATAA
- a CDS encoding ABC transporter permease: MTLSLKKAAAPLSLVLLSLVIWQAMVQISNIPEWLLPSPAKVLITFWEVLPLLLHHSQSTLLATGAGLLTAVTVAVALAAIMDFSPCVKQGVYPLLVISQTIPIISIAPLLIIWLGFGLLPKVVVVALVCFFPIVVSMVEGMESADPGMVNLLRVMGSSRWQIIKIVRFPAALPSFFAGLKIAGTYAVMGAVIGEWLGATSGLGVFMTRASYAYQLDRVLAAILLISLVSLLIFALIEATARLSMPWYYKERRTK; this comes from the coding sequence ATGACTCTTTCGTTAAAAAAAGCAGCAGCTCCACTGTCTCTGGTGCTTTTATCATTGGTCATCTGGCAGGCAATGGTGCAGATATCAAATATACCTGAGTGGCTGCTTCCTTCACCGGCTAAGGTCTTAATCACCTTTTGGGAAGTGCTGCCGCTCCTTTTACACCATTCCCAAAGCACTTTGCTGGCGACCGGCGCCGGACTGTTGACCGCTGTAACGGTAGCCGTGGCACTGGCCGCAATTATGGACTTTTCCCCTTGCGTTAAACAGGGTGTTTACCCGCTGTTAGTGATATCCCAAACCATACCAATTATTTCTATAGCACCTTTGCTGATCATCTGGCTTGGTTTTGGCCTTTTGCCCAAAGTGGTGGTAGTCGCCCTGGTTTGTTTTTTTCCCATAGTAGTGAGTATGGTAGAAGGTATGGAATCTGCCGATCCAGGTATGGTTAACCTGTTGCGGGTTATGGGTTCCTCCCGCTGGCAAATTATCAAGATAGTACGGTTTCCGGCTGCTTTGCCTTCCTTTTTCGCCGGATTGAAAATAGCCGGTACATATGCTGTAATGGGAGCTGTGATCGGCGAATGGCTGGGGGCAACCAGCGGCCTGGGTGTATTTATGACCAGAGCCTCATATGCTTACCAGCTGGACCGGGTGCTGGCAGCTATTTTGTTAATTTCACTGGTTAGTTTGTTAATCTTTGCATTAATTGAGGCCACGGCACGGCTATCTATGCCGTGGTACTATAAGGAGAGGAGAACTAAATAA
- a CDS encoding ABC transporter substrate-binding protein: MFKKIGLLACLIFILVLAILIAGCSSGVDKPEVTDHDLQPITAMLDWVPNTNHTGLYVALEKGWFEEEGLQMDIVQPTEGGTPQLVATGKAQFGVGYQEDITQARANGVPVVSIAAVIQHNTSGFASKKEEGITRPRDMEGKRYGGWGSPMEKAVLQAVLEADGGDFSQTDIIDIGTADFFTAIERNVDFAWIYYGWTGIEAELRGMDLNFLELPKLDPALDFYTPVLITNEELIAENPALVKKFMRAAAKGYRFAIDKPEEAAQILLKHSPELDKELVLASQKYLSPRYQGDAKRWGEQKAEVWHNFAGWMYERDLLPQMIDTKKAFTNEFLPQ; this comes from the coding sequence ATGTTTAAGAAAATTGGTTTGTTGGCTTGTTTGATTTTTATTTTAGTATTAGCTATATTGATAGCAGGATGCTCATCAGGTGTCGATAAACCTGAAGTAACCGATCATGATTTGCAGCCCATAACCGCCATGCTGGACTGGGTTCCCAACACTAACCACACCGGCTTATACGTCGCCCTGGAAAAAGGGTGGTTCGAAGAGGAAGGACTGCAGATGGATATTGTACAGCCAACCGAGGGAGGTACTCCTCAGCTGGTGGCAACGGGTAAAGCGCAGTTCGGAGTAGGATACCAGGAAGATATAACCCAGGCCAGGGCCAACGGTGTACCGGTGGTTTCTATAGCCGCTGTGATCCAACACAATACCTCAGGATTTGCATCCAAGAAGGAAGAAGGTATTACCAGACCCAGGGATATGGAAGGTAAACGATACGGAGGCTGGGGTTCCCCCATGGAAAAAGCTGTCCTCCAGGCAGTGCTGGAAGCTGACGGTGGAGACTTTTCCCAGACAGATATTATTGATATCGGCACGGCGGATTTCTTTACCGCCATTGAGAGGAATGTTGATTTCGCATGGATTTATTACGGGTGGACCGGAATAGAGGCCGAATTAAGGGGCATGGATCTAAATTTCCTGGAGCTGCCTAAGCTTGATCCTGCACTGGACTTTTACACACCGGTTCTAATTACCAACGAAGAACTGATTGCAGAAAACCCCGCTTTAGTCAAAAAGTTCATGCGTGCAGCGGCTAAGGGGTACAGGTTTGCCATTGATAAACCGGAAGAAGCAGCTCAAATATTGCTTAAGCACTCTCCCGAACTGGACAAGGAACTGGTGTTGGCCAGCCAGAAATACCTGAGTCCCCGCTACCAGGGTGACGCCAAACGCTGGGGAGAACAAAAGGCAGAGGTCTGGCATAACTTTGCCGGCTGGATGTATGAACGTGATTTACTACCCCAAATGATAGATACCAAAAAAGCCTTTACTAACGAATTCTTACCGCAATAG
- a CDS encoding ABC transporter ATP-binding protein, whose amino-acid sequence MSAIQLKNITKSFNLDQENLPVLNGLSLYVNNREFVSLLGPSGCGKSTLFNIICGLINPDRGEVIVGEKEGMKAKDVVSYMPQKDLLLPWRTVLENVILAREVAGENKETVKKEAAHLLPLFGLEGFQNSFPAELSGGMRQRAALMRTMLAQKEVLLLDEPFGALDAITRTRMQRWLLDVWNKFRQAVFFVTHDIDEALFLSDRVYVLTPRPARISLELKVELPRPRRAGILTTSDFLQQKRKVMHVLAME is encoded by the coding sequence ATGTCAGCCATACAGCTTAAGAACATAACAAAATCTTTTAACTTAGATCAGGAAAACCTACCGGTACTTAACGGGTTATCTTTGTACGTAAATAACCGAGAATTTGTCAGCCTGCTCGGGCCCAGCGGCTGTGGCAAGAGTACCTTGTTCAACATCATTTGCGGTCTTATCAATCCGGACCGCGGTGAGGTAATAGTGGGCGAAAAAGAAGGCATGAAGGCCAAAGACGTGGTATCTTATATGCCTCAAAAGGACCTTTTGCTCCCCTGGCGTACAGTACTGGAGAATGTAATACTGGCCCGGGAAGTGGCAGGTGAGAATAAAGAAACAGTAAAGAAAGAAGCCGCCCACCTGCTGCCCTTGTTTGGACTGGAGGGGTTTCAAAACAGCTTTCCGGCTGAACTTTCCGGCGGCATGCGGCAGCGGGCGGCCCTAATGCGGACAATGCTGGCCCAAAAAGAAGTACTACTTTTGGACGAACCTTTCGGAGCACTGGACGCCATAACTCGCACCCGGATGCAGCGCTGGCTCCTGGATGTTTGGAACAAATTTAGGCAAGCGGTTTTCTTCGTGACGCATGACATTGATGAGGCCTTATTTCTGTCCGACAGGGTTTATGTGCTTACACCACGACCAGCGCGGATTAGCCTGGAATTAAAAGTAGAACTGCCCCGCCCCCGCCGGGCGGGAATACTAACTACATCTGATTTCCTTCAGCAAAAGAGAAAGGTTATGCATGTACTGGCCATGGAATAA
- a CDS encoding DUF188 domain-containing protein codes for MKIIIDADACPKAVLQICSNAAREYGIPLYTVSSFNHNIISDNHTMVGNNPQETDIALTNKTAPGDIVVTQDWGLAAMVLGRGAAAIAPSGKIFRGENIDFLLEERELKAKLRRGGGRTRGPRKRTAEDDAKFTRNLRRLLKERS; via the coding sequence ATGAAAATTATTATCGATGCCGATGCCTGTCCTAAGGCTGTATTGCAAATTTGCTCTAATGCAGCCCGGGAGTACGGCATACCTTTGTACACTGTATCCAGTTTTAATCATAACATAATTTCGGATAACCACACCATGGTGGGTAACAATCCCCAGGAAACGGATATAGCCCTTACGAATAAGACGGCACCCGGTGACATAGTAGTCACCCAGGACTGGGGGCTGGCGGCTATGGTGCTGGGAAGGGGTGCTGCTGCCATAGCGCCTTCCGGTAAAATTTTCCGGGGAGAGAATATAGACTTTCTCCTGGAGGAAAGGGAATTAAAGGCCAAGCTGCGCAGGGGCGGGGGCCGAACGCGGGGCCCCCGCAAACGCACGGCAGAGGATGATGCCAAGTTTACCCGTAATTTGCGCAGGCTGTTAAAGGAAAGGAGTTGA
- a CDS encoding DegV family protein → MSTEKIALITDSTCDLPKDILDNLNIKMLSLKVIYEEQIYNDRVDIQPQEIYDQMPEKIPTTSMPTPEEVRLLLDKLSGQGFTHAIAVHMSSGLSGTYNTVKTVAKQFSRMKVEVIDSKVLSLGLGFLVKEAAHGINDGLSFDMVVSRVKELQSKVKVFFVVKTLEYLRKGGRIGYVEATLGQILDIKPIISINNEGKYFSFNKVRGRKKSINKLVEILKEKAAGKRINLGVAHGNAKAEAEKLLHKITNMKEFEIKDCLFGHVSPGIVVHTGPGLIGLVFYDS, encoded by the coding sequence TTGTCCACGGAGAAAATTGCTCTTATCACTGACAGTACATGTGATTTACCTAAAGATATTTTAGATAATTTGAATATTAAAATGTTATCCTTAAAAGTAATATACGAAGAACAAATTTATAATGACAGGGTTGATATCCAGCCCCAGGAAATCTATGACCAAATGCCTGAAAAGATACCTACTACTTCCATGCCCACACCGGAAGAAGTAAGATTACTTTTGGATAAACTGAGCGGTCAGGGGTTTACCCATGCCATTGCCGTGCATATGTCCAGCGGGCTAAGCGGCACTTATAATACCGTTAAAACAGTGGCTAAGCAGTTTTCACGGATGAAAGTGGAGGTAATCGACTCTAAAGTACTTTCCCTGGGCCTGGGTTTTTTAGTCAAGGAAGCAGCGCACGGTATCAATGACGGGCTTTCATTTGACATGGTGGTATCGAGGGTGAAGGAACTGCAGAGCAAGGTTAAAGTTTTCTTTGTAGTTAAAACCCTGGAATATTTAAGAAAAGGTGGCCGCATAGGGTATGTTGAGGCAACACTGGGACAGATACTGGATATAAAGCCCATCATATCAATAAATAATGAAGGAAAATACTTTAGTTTCAACAAAGTGAGGGGCAGGAAAAAATCCATTAATAAATTAGTCGAAATTTTAAAAGAAAAGGCAGCCGGAAAAAGGATTAATCTGGGGGTAGCTCATGGTAATGCAAAGGCTGAAGCGGAAAAACTGTTGCATAAGATAACCAATATGAAGGAATTTGAGATTAAAGATTGCTTATTCGGTCACGTGAGTCCCGGAATTGTGGTGCATACCGGCCCGGGTTTAATTGGCCTGGTTTTTTACGATAGCTAA
- a CDS encoding phosphoenolpyruvate carboxykinase (ATP), with amino-acid sequence MIFSRQQVIARQMITNPTHSQLIELAREGCKKTIHNSTSFVSKVRNRSAKHTYVVEEGLDLGVDQQGISPEKAIEIATQVHEYLKEQDVIQLDRRMGLQGDFTFNCRLYITSPYARIPLKWNFMLFPPAGNVTEPDLVSVYVPEWPERVIFCHPQAGITYILGTDYFGEAKKSFLRMAMFRAKQAGGLGFHAGSKVLQVKSTNGGLKDVGFLLFGLSGTGKTTLTMHDHDLTAPEQAIIRQDDVVLMDSNGYCYGTENGFYIKTEGLDESQKVLYHAAECPQAIFENVKVNDDGTIDFDNSELTSNGRGVIRREDVEGVDESIDLDKAHRFIFITRHDKIVPPVAKLNPSQAAAFFMLGESVETSAGDPTKAGQSKREVGTNPFIVGSEGEEGNRLLKILKANPDIECYLLNTGSVGMGGNRPGVKISIQASTNILKHIAKGDIEWKEDPHWGYMVPASIPEMDVRLYEPAEYYKQDEYQKMVTSLREDRKKWLEKYKDLKPEIIEAIK; translated from the coding sequence ATGATCTTTTCCCGGCAACAAGTAATTGCTCGACAAATGATAACTAACCCCACGCACAGTCAGCTGATTGAATTGGCCCGAGAGGGCTGCAAAAAAACTATTCATAACAGTACAAGTTTTGTTTCCAAGGTTCGCAACCGGAGCGCTAAGCATACTTACGTTGTTGAGGAGGGGCTCGACCTCGGCGTAGACCAGCAGGGTATTTCACCTGAAAAGGCAATTGAAATTGCCACCCAGGTGCATGAGTATTTAAAGGAGCAAGATGTGATTCAACTGGATCGCCGTATGGGACTACAAGGTGACTTCACTTTCAATTGCCGCTTATACATAACATCACCTTACGCCAGGATCCCCTTGAAATGGAATTTTATGCTATTTCCTCCCGCCGGTAATGTGACAGAGCCTGACCTGGTCAGTGTCTATGTTCCGGAATGGCCGGAGCGCGTTATTTTCTGCCATCCCCAGGCAGGTATAACTTATATCCTGGGAACCGATTATTTTGGGGAGGCCAAGAAGTCTTTTCTGCGAATGGCCATGTTTAGAGCCAAGCAGGCAGGCGGGCTGGGCTTTCATGCCGGAAGCAAGGTTTTACAAGTGAAATCTACAAACGGTGGCTTAAAAGATGTAGGCTTTCTTCTTTTCGGCTTGAGTGGCACCGGTAAAACTACTCTTACTATGCATGACCATGATTTAACCGCTCCGGAGCAGGCGATTATCAGGCAAGACGACGTGGTATTGATGGATAGCAATGGATATTGTTACGGTACCGAGAACGGCTTTTACATAAAAACCGAAGGTTTGGACGAATCCCAAAAGGTGTTATATCATGCTGCGGAATGCCCCCAGGCCATTTTTGAAAATGTAAAGGTAAATGATGACGGGACCATAGATTTTGATAACAGTGAATTAACTTCCAACGGGCGGGGTGTTATACGGCGGGAAGATGTCGAAGGAGTAGACGAAAGTATTGATTTGGATAAAGCCCACCGTTTTATTTTTATCACCCGGCATGACAAAATTGTTCCCCCCGTGGCAAAGTTGAATCCTTCCCAGGCCGCTGCCTTTTTTATGCTGGGAGAATCAGTGGAAACTTCAGCCGGTGATCCCACCAAGGCCGGCCAATCGAAGCGGGAGGTAGGCACTAATCCCTTTATAGTAGGTTCGGAAGGGGAAGAGGGTAACCGCCTGCTAAAAATATTAAAGGCAAACCCTGATATTGAGTGTTACCTTCTGAATACAGGCAGCGTAGGCATGGGAGGTAACCGCCCCGGTGTTAAAATCAGTATTCAAGCTTCCACTAATATTCTTAAACATATAGCTAAGGGTGATATTGAGTGGAAAGAAGACCCTCATTGGGGGTATATGGTTCCTGCTTCCATCCCGGAAATGGATGTGCGTCTTTATGAGCCGGCTGAGTATTATAAGCAGGATGAGTATCAGAAGATGGTGACTAGCCTGCGCGAGGATAGGAAAAAGTGGTTAGAAAAATACAAAGACCTGAAGCCGGAAATAATTGAGGCAATCAAATAA
- the pyrE gene encoding orotate phosphoribosyltransferase, with protein MLDFLKERALRFGNFTLTSGKTSSYYFDGKQVTLYPQGAYLLGKIIIHKIRKDNIQALGGLTIGADPIVGAVAALAHPLELNIKTFIVRKEAKKHGKQRLIEGPQLSTGDRVVIVEDVVTTGGSSIKAIEAVQEAGGEVVKVVPLVDRLEGGTERIEEMGIHVDPVFTARDFGIEI; from the coding sequence TTGTTGGATTTTTTAAAGGAACGTGCCCTTCGATTCGGAAACTTTACCCTAACTTCTGGTAAAACCAGCAGTTATTATTTTGATGGGAAGCAGGTTACTTTATACCCCCAAGGGGCTTACTTGTTGGGAAAAATCATTATACATAAAATCAGGAAAGACAACATTCAGGCTCTGGGCGGGCTTACCATTGGAGCTGATCCCATCGTAGGAGCGGTTGCTGCCCTGGCCCACCCTTTGGAATTGAATATTAAGACTTTTATTGTACGCAAAGAAGCAAAAAAGCACGGTAAACAGCGGCTTATAGAAGGGCCTCAGCTGAGTACCGGTGACAGGGTGGTTATTGTGGAGGATGTAGTCACCACCGGCGGATCTTCAATAAAAGCTATAGAAGCTGTACAAGAGGCCGGCGGTGAAGTAGTTAAAGTTGTTCCGCTGGTAGACCGGCTGGAAGGGGGAACGGAAAGAATAGAGGAAATGGGAATACACGTTGACCCTGTATTTACCGCCCGGGATTTCGGGATTGAAATCTAA